The Herbiconiux sp. SALV-R1 nucleotide sequence GACAGCGACGGGCTGCACCCCACGAACCTCGGCCGCCTCGTGCTGGGCGTCGAGGGCGAGCTCGACTCACCGCTGCCGTGCACTCCCGCCGGCATCGTCGAGATGCTCACGCGCTACGGGGTGTCGCTCCCCGGCAAGCACGTCGTGGTGGTCGGCCGCGGGCTCACCGTCGGCCGCCCGCTGGGGCTGCTGCTCACCCGCAAGGGCGTCGACGCCACCGTCACCCTCACCCACTCGCGCACCCTCGACCTCGAGGCGGAGGTGCGGCGAGCGGATGTGGTGGTCGCCGCCGTCGGCGTGCCCGGCCTCATCAAGGCGGAGTGGGTGAAGCCCGGTGCCGCCGTGCTCGACGTGGGAATCACGCGCGTGGTCGACGAGTCGACCGGCAAGGCCCGCCTCGTCGGCGACGTCGACCCCGCGGTGGCCGAGGTGGCCGGCTTCCTGTCGCCCGTTCCCGGTGGCGTCGGCCCCATGACCCGCGCCATGCTCCTCAAGAACGTGATCGACGAGGCCGAGCGCCGCGCATCCTGAGGCCCAGGCTTCTCGAAAGAGCGCGAAACGCCCCTTCCCGGCTCGGGAGGGGGCGTTTTGCGCTCTTTCGGTGGGGTGGGTGAGGGTTCGAGGGGGCGTTTTGCGCTCGTTCGGTGGGGTGGGGCCCGAAGCCGCCGAGGGGTGGGCGGGCCCGCGGGTCACTCCAGGGCGGCGGCGAACTGGGCGCGGTAGAGGCGGGCGTAGGCGCCCTCGGCGGCCACGAGTTCGTCGTGGGTGCCCTGCTCGACGATGCGCCCCGCCTCCATGACGAGGATGAGGTCGGCGTCGCGGATGGTCGACAGCCGGTGCGCGATGACGAAGCTCGTGCGGTCGGCCCGCAGTGCCGACATCGCGCCCTGCACGAGCCGCTCGGTGCGGGTGTCGACCGAGGAGGTCGCCTCGTCGAGGATGAGCACGCTCGGCTTGGCCAGGAACGCCCGCGCGATCGTGATGAGCTGCTTCTCGCCCGCGCTCACGTTCGAGGCTTCGTCGTCGAGCACGGTGTCGTAGCCCTCGGGCAGCGAGTGCACGAAGCGGTCGACGAAGGTCGCCTGAGCCGCCGCCACGATCTCCTCCTCCGTGGCGTCGGGCCTGCCGTAGGCGATGTTGTCGCGGATGGTGCCCCCGAACAACCAGGTGTCCTGCAGCACCATGCCGGTGCGGGAGCGCAGCTCGTGCCTCGTCATCGAGGCGATGTCGACGCCGTCGAGGGTGATGCTGCCGGAGTCGAGCTCGTAGAAGCGCATGATGAGGTTCACCAGCGTCGTCTTGCCGGCGCCCGTCGGGCCCACGATCGCGATGGTCTGCCCGGGCTCCGCGACGAGCGAGAGCTGCTCGATGAGCGGCTTCTCGGGCAGGTAGCGGAACGAGACGTCGTCGAACACCAGGCGGCCACGCGACTCGGAGGGCCGAGCTGCGGGAGACGCATCCGGTGTCTGCTCGGGGGCGTCGAGCAGCTCGAACACGCGCTCGGCCGAGGCCACGCCCGACTGCAGCAGGTTCACCATCGAGCCGAGCTGGGTGAGCGGCTGCGTGAACTGGCGCGAGTACTGGATGAACGCCTGCACGGCACCGATCGACAGAGCGCCGATGGCCACCTGCAGCCCGCCGACCACGGCGATGATGACGTAGACGAGGTTTCCCACGAACATCATGGCGGGCATGATGATGCCCGAGACGAACTGGGCGCCGAAGCTCGCCCTGTAGAGCTGCTCGTTCTCGTCGAGGAAGCGCGCCTCGACCTCGCGCTGCCGCCCGAACACCTTCACCAGGGCGTGCCCGGTGAAGTTCTCCTCCACCTGCGCGTTGAGCGCGCCCGTGCGGGCCCACTGGGCGACGAACAGCTTCTGCGAGCGCTTGGCGATCACCGCGGTGATGCCCACGGTGAGCGGGATGGTGATGAGCGAGATCACGGCGAGCAGCGGCGACGTGATGAACATCATCACGAGCACCCCGACGACGGTGAGGATGGAGGTGAGCATCTGCGAGAGCGTCTGCTGCAGACTCTGCGCGACGTTGTCCATGTCGTTGGTGACCCGGCTGAGCAGCTCGCCGCGCGGCATGGTGTCGAAGTACGACAGCGGCAGCCGGTTGATCGTGCCCTCGACGTCTTCGCGCAGCGAGAACACCGTGCGCTGGGTGATGGTGTTGAGCAGCCTGCCCTGCAGCCAGGAGAAGACGGATGCGAGCACATAGAGCACGAGCACGGTGCCCAGCACCATGGCGAGGGCGTCGAAGTCGATGCCCTGACCCGGCACGAGGGCGATGCCGCTCAGCAGCTCGGCCTGCGCCTCCTGCCCGGAGGAGCGGAGTCCTTCGATCACCTGCTCCTTGGTCGACCCGGCGGGCAGCGACTTCGAGATGGCTCCGGAGAAGATGAGGTTCGTGGCCTGGCCGAGGAGGTACGGGCCGAGCACGGTGAACACCACGCTCACGATGCCGAGCACGATGACGGCGACGACCGGGATGCGGTGGGGCGCCAGGCGGGCGAGGAGCCGCTTCGCGGAGGGGCCGAAGGTCATCGACTTCTCGGTGGGCATGCCGGCGCCGCCGAACGGGCCGCCGCCCTGGGCGCGGCGCATGGCGCCGGCGCGGTTGGGGTTCGCGGTGGCCGGGGCGCCCGCGTTGCCCGCGCCCGTGCCGCCCGCGCCCGTGCTGCCGCCGCTCATGCCGCCTCCTCCGCCGTGAGCTGCGAGGCGACGATCTCGGCGTAAGTCTCCGAACCGGCGAGCAGCTCGTCGTGCGTGCCGTGCCCCACGATCTCGCCGTCTTCGAGCACGACGATCTGGTCGGCGTCGACGATCGTCGACACGCGCTGGGCGACGATGATCTGGGTGGCGCCCACGACATCCGCTCGGAGCGCCGCCCGCAGGCGAGCGTCGGTGCTGAGGTCGAGCGCCGAGAAGGAGTCGTCGAACACGTAGATCTCGGGTCTCTTCACCAGGGCTCTGGCGATGGCCAGCCGCTGTCGCTGACCGCCCGACACCGTGGTGCCGCCCTGGGCGACGGGGGCCTCGAGCCCGCCCTCCATGGCCCGCACGAAGTCGGCGGCCTGTGCCACCTCGAGGGCGTGCCAGAGCTCGTCGTCGGTGGCGTCGGGTCTGCCGTAGCGGAGGTTCGAGGCGACGGTGCCCGAGAACAGATAGGGCTTCTGCGGCACCAGCCCGATGCGGCTCCAGAGCAGGTCGGGGTCGAGCTCGCGCACGTCGACGCCGTCGACCAGCACGGCCCCCGAGGTGACGTCGGTGAGCCGGGGGAGCAGGTTCACCAGGGTCGTCTTGCCCGCACCGGTCGAGCCGATGATGGCGAGGGTGGTGCCGCGCTCGACCCGCAGGTCGAGACCGCGCAGCACCGGCTGGTCGGCCCCGGGGTAGGCGAAGGCGGCGCCGCGCAACTCGACCGTGCCCTGCTCGGGCAGGGTCGTGACCGGATGCGCGGGCGGGGCCACCGAGGTCTCGGTCTGCAGCACCTCCGAGATGCGGTCGGCGCACACCGAGGCGCGCGGGATCATCATCGCCATGAAGGTCGCCATCATCACCGCCATGAGGATCTGCACGAGATAGCTGAGGAAGGCGATGAGCGTTCCCACCTGCATCGATCCGTCGTCGATGCGGAACGCGCCGAACCAGATGACGGCGACGCTCGAGACGTTGAGGATGAGCATCACCGTGGGGAACATGAGCGCCATCAGGCGCCCGGCGCGCAACGCGGAGTCGGTGACCTGCCGGTTCGCCTCAGCGAAGCGCTCGGTCTCGGTGCCCTCCTGCACGAACGCCCGCACCACCCTGATGCCGGTGAGCTGCTCGCGGAGCACCCGGTTGACCGTGTCGATGCGCCCTTGCATGCGCCGGAACTGCGGCACCATGCGCACGATCACCGCGCCGAGCGCCACCAGCAGCACCGGCACGCTCACGGCGATGATCCACGACAGCTCGAGGTCTTGCTGCAGGGCGAGCACCACCCCGCCCACGGCGAGGATGGGGGCGGAGACGAGCAGGGTGCAGGTCATCAGCACGAGCATCTGCACCTGCTGCACGTCGTTGGTGGTGCGCGTGATGAGGGAGGGGGCGCCGAACCGCGACACCTCGCGCTCGCTGAACCCGCTCACCCGATGGAACACCGCCCGGCGCAGGTCGCGCCCGAGCGCCATCGCGACCTGGGCGCCGAACCACACGGCGGTGATCGCGGCGGCGACCTGCACGATCGTGATGCCGAGCATCACGACCCCGGTGGAGAGGATGTACGCCGTGTCGCCCTTCGCGACGCCCTCGTCGATGATCTGCGCGTTGAGGGTGGGCAGGTAGAGGGCGGCGACCGACTGGATGAGCTGGAACACCACGACGAGCGCGAGCCGCCCGCGGTGCGGCTTGAGGAAGCTGCCGAGCAGCCGGAGCAGGGTCATGCGGGTTCTCCCATCAGGCCGGGGGCGAGGATGCGCGCGAGCTCGGCCTCGCTGAACGCGGGTTCGGGGGAGCCGGCCTGGGGGATGGCGGAGCCGAACGCCATCACCCGCAGCAGCTGGGCGAGCCGCGCCGGCGGGAGCGCCAACCGCTCGGCCTCCGCTGCGAAGATCTGCGCCATGATCTCGCCGAACTGCTGCTGCTGAGGAGGTGGGGGCGGCACGTGCCGGCCGAGCGCCGCCATCATCTGCATCACGCCGGTGAGTCGCGCCCGCAGCACCGCGATGACCTGCGCGAGCTTCGACTCGAAGGGATCGTCGGGGTCGATGCCGCGCAGCCCGGTGCGCACGTTCTCGGGGTCGAAGTGCTTCTGCACCGCGGCCTCGATGAGCGACTCCTTGTCGCCAAACGCCCGGAACACGGTGCCCTCGGCCACCCCGGCGGCCTCCGCGATCTGCCGCGACGTGACGTCGGCCCCCTGCGCCAGAAGAAGAGGGATGACCGCGTCGAGGATCATCGCGCGCCGCTCGTCGACGGCGAGTGCGGGCGCGCGCCCCGAACGGGCGGCGGATGCGGTGGTCGGCATGCGTCGATGCTAACTGAGTGAGCACTCACTCGCTAGCCCGTTCGCCGGCGACCCGATCACTAGACTCGACCCGTGCACGCCCCCACCGGAACCCAGTACGCGCTCCACCTCGAGCACGACGGCGCCGTCGTCGACGCGATCGTCACCGAGGTGGCGGCCGGCCTCCGCTCCCTCGAGGTGAACGGCACGGCGCTCGTCGAGACCTTCCCCGAGACCTCGACCCCGCCGGGCGCCGCCGGCATCGTGCTCGTACCGTGGCCCAACCGCGTGGCCGGGGGCCGGTGGATGCTCGACGGGGCCCCGCAGCAGCTCGACGTCACGGAGGTGAAGACCGGCAACGCCATCCACGGCCTCCTCCGCTTCACCGGGTACCGGCTGGTGGAGCGCGAGGCCTCGCGGGTGCTGCAGACCGCCACCGTGTTCCCGCAGCACGGGTACCCGTTCCTGCTCGAGACGACGGTCGAGCACGCGCTCACCCCCGACGGCCTGGCCGTCACGCACACGGTGACCAACAGGTCGGCGGTGGCCGCGCCGGTCGCCGTGGGCGCGCATCCGTATCTCAGGGTCGGCGAGGTGCCCGTCGACGAGCTGGTGCTCACGCTCGACGCGAGCACCCGCTTCGTCACCGACGAGGCGCAGATCCCGGTGGGGGAGGAACCCGTCGCGGGCACCGACTTCGACCTCACCCAGGGTCGCCGCATCGGCGACCTCACGATCGACCACGGCTACGGGGGAGTGCGGGTGACCGACGGCCGCAGCGTGCAGAGCCTCGAGGCGCCCGACGGGCGGCGGGTCGAGCTGTGGGCCGACACCTCCTTCGCGTTCGTGCAGGTGTTCACGCCGGTCGCGTTCGCCGCGCCGGAGGGGCCTCGACGCGCTGTCGCGATCGAGCCGATGACGGCGCCGGCGAACGCGCTCAACTCGGGTGAGGGGCTGCGCTGGCTCGCCCCGGGAGAGACCTGGCGACTGGCCTGGGGCATCCGCCGCGCCGCCTGACGAGGTGAACCCCGACTTCACGAATCCGGATCGGGGGGTGGATTGTCAAGCCCCAGCTGTGTGATTTTGGGCAGGAAAACTGCGGCGATTAGGCTCCAATTCGAGGGTTCATCAGGCCCGACGAGAGTGTGGAGTGTGGGGTTTGGGCCTATTGATCTACGGTCCGGCTGCTGCCGAGATCGAGATGGACGACCGGCTCCTCGCACACCTCCGCAT carries:
- a CDS encoding bifunctional methylenetetrahydrofolate dehydrogenase/methenyltetrahydrofolate cyclohydrolase, which translates into the protein MVAVRLDGVATAAALKSEIAEQVAALRERGVVPGLGTLLVGSDPGSISYVAGKHRDCAEVGIESVRVDLPGDATEQDVRDAIASLNANPAVTGYIVQLPLPAGIDENAMLELIDPAKDSDGLHPTNLGRLVLGVEGELDSPLPCTPAGIVEMLTRYGVSLPGKHVVVVGRGLTVGRPLGLLLTRKGVDATVTLTHSRTLDLEAEVRRADVVVAAVGVPGLIKAEWVKPGAAVLDVGITRVVDESTGKARLVGDVDPAVAEVAGFLSPVPGGVGPMTRAMLLKNVIDEAERRAS
- a CDS encoding ABC transporter ATP-binding protein — protein: MSGGSTGAGGTGAGNAGAPATANPNRAGAMRRAQGGGPFGGAGMPTEKSMTFGPSAKRLLARLAPHRIPVVAVIVLGIVSVVFTVLGPYLLGQATNLIFSGAISKSLPAGSTKEQVIEGLRSSGQEAQAELLSGIALVPGQGIDFDALAMVLGTVLVLYVLASVFSWLQGRLLNTITQRTVFSLREDVEGTINRLPLSYFDTMPRGELLSRVTNDMDNVAQSLQQTLSQMLTSILTVVGVLVMMFITSPLLAVISLITIPLTVGITAVIAKRSQKLFVAQWARTGALNAQVEENFTGHALVKVFGRQREVEARFLDENEQLYRASFGAQFVSGIIMPAMMFVGNLVYVIIAVVGGLQVAIGALSIGAVQAFIQYSRQFTQPLTQLGSMVNLLQSGVASAERVFELLDAPEQTPDASPAARPSESRGRLVFDDVSFRYLPEKPLIEQLSLVAEPGQTIAIVGPTGAGKTTLVNLIMRFYELDSGSITLDGVDIASMTRHELRSRTGMVLQDTWLFGGTIRDNIAYGRPDATEEEIVAAAQATFVDRFVHSLPEGYDTVLDDEASNVSAGEKQLITIARAFLAKPSVLILDEATSSVDTRTERLVQGAMSALRADRTSFVIAHRLSTIRDADLILVMEAGRIVEQGTHDELVAAEGAYARLYRAQFAAALE
- a CDS encoding ABC transporter ATP-binding protein, with translation MTLLRLLGSFLKPHRGRLALVVVFQLIQSVAALYLPTLNAQIIDEGVAKGDTAYILSTGVVMLGITIVQVAAAITAVWFGAQVAMALGRDLRRAVFHRVSGFSEREVSRFGAPSLITRTTNDVQQVQMLVLMTCTLLVSAPILAVGGVVLALQQDLELSWIIAVSVPVLLVALGAVIVRMVPQFRRMQGRIDTVNRVLREQLTGIRVVRAFVQEGTETERFAEANRQVTDSALRAGRLMALMFPTVMLILNVSSVAVIWFGAFRIDDGSMQVGTLIAFLSYLVQILMAVMMATFMAMMIPRASVCADRISEVLQTETSVAPPAHPVTTLPEQGTVELRGAAFAYPGADQPVLRGLDLRVERGTTLAIIGSTGAGKTTLVNLLPRLTDVTSGAVLVDGVDVRELDPDLLWSRIGLVPQKPYLFSGTVASNLRYGRPDATDDELWHALEVAQAADFVRAMEGGLEAPVAQGGTTVSGGQRQRLAIARALVKRPEIYVFDDSFSALDLSTDARLRAALRADVVGATQIIVAQRVSTIVDADQIVVLEDGEIVGHGTHDELLAGSETYAEIVASQLTAEEAA
- a CDS encoding TetR/AcrR family transcriptional regulator, which translates into the protein MPTTASAARSGRAPALAVDERRAMILDAVIPLLLAQGADVTSRQIAEAAGVAEGTVFRAFGDKESLIEAAVQKHFDPENVRTGLRGIDPDDPFESKLAQVIAVLRARLTGVMQMMAALGRHVPPPPPQQQQFGEIMAQIFAAEAERLALPPARLAQLLRVMAFGSAIPQAGSPEPAFSEAELARILAPGLMGEPA
- a CDS encoding aldose 1-epimerase family protein; its protein translation is MHAPTGTQYALHLEHDGAVVDAIVTEVAAGLRSLEVNGTALVETFPETSTPPGAAGIVLVPWPNRVAGGRWMLDGAPQQLDVTEVKTGNAIHGLLRFTGYRLVEREASRVLQTATVFPQHGYPFLLETTVEHALTPDGLAVTHTVTNRSAVAAPVAVGAHPYLRVGEVPVDELVLTLDASTRFVTDEAQIPVGEEPVAGTDFDLTQGRRIGDLTIDHGYGGVRVTDGRSVQSLEAPDGRRVELWADTSFAFVQVFTPVAFAAPEGPRRAVAIEPMTAPANALNSGEGLRWLAPGETWRLAWGIRRAA